The Neurospora crassa OR74A linkage group V, whole genome shotgun sequence sequence GTATGGCTCTGCAGAAGACCAGTGTCAGCACAAACGTCAAGGAGCGTCTCGACTTTTCGTGCGCCATCTTTGATGCCAACGGGGGTCTAGTTGCCAACGCCCCTCATCTGCCTGTCCACTTGGGTGAATATCCCCGATTCCTCAACGCATGTTTCTTAGCTGATGATTTCTAGGCTCCATGTCCACCTGCGTTCGCCGTCAAGCAGAGATCTGGAAGGGTAAGCTGCGCAAGGGCGATGTTCTTATGACCAACCACCCCTCGTATGGCGGTACTCACCTTCCCGACGTCACCCTGATCATGCCTGCCTTCAACGAAGCTGGCGACAAGATTCTCTTTTATGCCGCCTCCCGTGCTCACCACGCCGATATTGGCGGTATCACCGCCGGCAGCATGCCTCCCCACTCCCGCGAGCTCTACCAGGAGGGCGCTGCCGTCAAGAGCGAGAAGCTGGTCTCGGAGGGCAAGTTCAACGAAGACCGCGTCATCGAGCTCTTCCACAAGGAGCCCGCCCAGTACCCCGGCTGCAGCGGCACCCGCTGCCTCGCCGACAACATGAGTGACCTGCGCGCCCAAGTGTCCGCCAATCAAAAGGGCATCTCCCTCATCGAGACCCTGATCGCCGAATACGGCGAAGACACGGTGCAATTCTACATGGTGGCCATCCAAAACAACGCCGAGCAACAAGTCCGCAACCTCCTGCGCACCGTCCACAAGCGCTTCCAAGGCCGCGATCTCTCCGCCATCGACTACATGGACGACGGCAGCCCGATCCAGCTCAAGGTGACCATCGACCCGGAAGCAGGCGAAGCCGTCTTCGACTTTGCCGGCACCGGCCCCGAAGTGTACGCCAACATCAACGCGCCCGAAGCCATCTCCTACTCGGCCATCATCTACACCCTCCGCTGCATGATCTCGGAGGACATCCCGCTGAACCAGGGCTGTCTGAAGCCCGTAACCGTCAAGATCCCGCCCAAGTCTCTCTTGTCCCCTTCCGACAATGCCGCCGTCGTGGGCGGCAACGTGCTCACCTCGCAGCGCATCACGGACGTCATCTTCAAGGCATTCCAGGCGTGCGCCGCCTCGCAAGGGTGCTGCAACAACCTCACTTTTGGCTTTGGCGGCAACGTCGCGGGCGAGAAGGAAGTGAAAGGATTTGGATACTACGAGACCATTGCCGGTGGCTCGGGTGCCGGCCCGACATGGGAGGGAACGGATGGTGTGCATGTGCACATGACCAACACGCGAATCACGGACTCGGAGATTTTCGAACGTCGATACCCCGTTTTGCTGCGCGAGTTTTCCATCCGGAAAGGGTCGGGAGGTAAAGGTAAACACCGCGGTGGCGATGGCGTGGTGCGCGATATTGAGTTCCGACTGCCGCTGCAGGTCAGCATCCTTTCGGAACGAAGAGTGTACAGACCGTATGGTCTGGCGGGCGGCGAGGATGCGCAGTGCGGGTTGAATTTGTGGGTgaggaaggtgaagaaggcgcGGTGGGAGGATACGTTGCGCAAGATCCAGAATGGGGAGCAGGaccagcagcaggaggaggaggagaagaagaagaaggaagtgggGGGTGAGGCCGAGGGTTATGAAGAGAGAGTGATCAATATGGGCGCGAAGAACAGTGCGCCGATGAAGGCGGGCGATAGGATCATTATTTGCAcgcctggtggtggtggctgggGAAAGAGTGGTGAGGAGAGGGAGTTGGATGAGACTCGGGATCCGATGGGCGCATGGAAGATGGGAAGTCATGCGGCGAGGATGGATATGGCGCTACAGGCTTGAATTGGTGGTTGATGTTAGGGACCTGATGAGTGGTGAGgtgaagcagaagaagaagaaaaagaagaacaaggagaAGTTGTAAGTGCTTAGCGGGAGTCTGTTGTATGTATCTTTcaagtatgtatgtatagCAAACGAATATGAACATAATATGTACCAACCCGTCCGGGACTTAAAGAATACAAACGCCACCATCAACCAAGTCAAGACCCCTCAAAGCTTAAACCTGAACCCCTCAACATTGATGGCCCCGTCCACCCACTCTCCCCTCGCCAACCTCTTATTTTGCCTGCTCAGaatcatcctcatcgccgtcgccgcaCACACCGCAACAAACGCCGTAACACAGTtcaccaccatggccacCGTGTAATGCGGCGCCGCGCTATTCGGATACAGATAGCTAGCGTAGATACTACTGAAGCTACCGACCGCATTGATAAAGGCCAGTGCCGCCGCTCTCTTCGCCGGCGGTCTGGGCATGGTATTCGAGACCCACGATATGGCCACCACGAAGCTGGAGTAGACCGAAGGGACCATGAGCATCATGCTCAGATAGCGGGGGGCAACGTGCGTCGTTGTCGCGGCGATGATGTACGCCACAATGGCGACGCACATGGGGACGGCAATGTGGAAGTATCGCTCGCCCGTCTTGTCGGCGTGCCAGGCGTTGGCGAAGGTGACAATGACAGCCAAAACGTAGGGCGGCGCGGTGAGCAGGAGCGAGTGAATCCTGCTGTAGCCGAGGGTTTGGACGACGGTGGGGAAGAAGTTGGTGACGGTGCCGGAGGCGACGAtgcagaagaggaggaccaTCTATTCGTCGTCCATGTTAGTTCCTTACCAGAAATAGGGGCGAAGCACGGGGGAGAACACTAACCAAAACATAGGTCCTGAAATCCGTAAACGCCATCTTAGCCCCCTGCCAAAAAGTCTGCTTCTCTCCTCCCACCCAATCATCCACGCCCACATCCTCTTCTAACCGCCAAACCGCCAGCgacttctcttcctcggtCAACCAGCTCGTCGTCCTGGGGAAATTCGGCAGCACAAAGAAACACGCAAAAGCGACGAATATGGTCGCCGATCCCTCGAGGATGAACAGCCACTGCCAGGCATGAAACCCCCTTGCTCCATCCAATCCGGATACCACGCCCGCTGTGATCAGACCGGAAAAGGCACCTGATAAGAGGGAGCCCGAGTATAGGATGGCGGTGCGCAAGCCGAGTTCGGAACGCGTGTACCAGCAAGAGAGGTAGTACAGACAACCCGGGAAATAGGCGGCTTCGACGAAGCCGAGGAGGAAACGGACGACGTAAAGGCCGGTGACGGAGGTGCAGGCGGAGGTGGCGGCGGAGATGGTGCCCCAGACTATCATCTGTTGAGTAAGTTAGTCAGGAGAGTCATGGAGGAGGATACAAGGATGGTAAAAAGGATGAAGTgaagaggggaaaggaaggaaggaagaagtgACCTACGCAACAAGGAAGATAAATGGCCGGTTTTCCAAACTTGTTAAGGAACAAGTTGGATGGGAGTTGCATCAGGAGGTAGCCGACAAAGAGGATGCTGACGGAGGTTTGGTACTGGACGGAGGAAAGGTTGAGGTCGCGCTCGAGGTTGGCGAGTTTGGCCGCAGCGATGTTATTTCTGTTGTGTGGTGTATGTGTCAGTAAGTGactgttttctttttccatccAGTCCTTCCCATGGCATATCTCCAATCCCCCTTTCTCTCCCGGATCACCCATCAATCTAGGTAACGAATGTaaatccaaaaaaaaaaaaaaattttaaCTTACCGATCAATATAGTTCAAGAAATACATAATCAAAACAGCCGGCATCAACCTCCAGTCAATCTTTCTCTTCAGCTTCTTCTCCAGGTCCTGGCGCTCTGCTGGACTCAGGGCTGCAATCCAAGACGGTGGCCGAAGGGCATTGTTATGATcagggtgatgatgagaggAAGGACTTTCGGTAAGTTCAATGTTCTGGACGTCCACGACCTTGGTACAGTCGCCGTGTGATTTTGTTGTTGCAGACATGTCAATCTTGGGATACACTGTTGGCTTTGTCATGTTGAGTGGTTGCGAGGGCGTGGCTCTTGAACTGTGAGACTTCGGGAACAGGCGGCAGTTGGAATCTCTACTTGTTCAAAGAAAGCGGCAGCAAAGACTGGTTTATATACTCGATATGCTTGTGTCCTTCGTCCCAACGTATGTAAGTCAGGTAGGTAACCACTGGCAATGAATGATACTCCATGGCAAGTCGAGCTAATCCCTAACCGAGCTTGGTGATCGTTGCATCCCGAAAATCGTATCGTGGCAAAATCCCGGGTGTAGATCCGGGGTAGAAGCTTACAAGGCTAGGGTCCGAGCAAggaacaaggaggaggaggaggaggaggaggaggaggaggaggaggaggaggaggaggaggagaactaCAGCCTTTCTAGGTTAGTACCTCATCGCTTATCTCTTTCGTTCTTATTTTCCTTCACTCCTCAAGTACCTGATTTCCGCGCATAGTACTCAGTTGTATGTACATGACGGGTTTCCATGACATATGCCCGTCGAAGCATTGCATTGCACCGAACCGCAATcttgctctctctctctctctgaaATCTGGTAGTACCACAGCACTAGCGTAGGGCGCTTTGCGATGATGGAGGATCGACGAGAAttgctaggtaggtaacgtTCCAGACCTAGGATGGGACAGATGAGCTGACGACTAGTTGAGGAGCTGATGACCCTGATAAAGCTCTTCGGCCCCGCGATGTTTGAAACAGCTTCTCGCCACTTACACTTTGCGGCCCATTTCTCCGCCAAGTGGATAGGCGAAGGAAGCGAGATGGATCTTCAGTAGTGAGCCGAACCTTCCTATCTTCGCCTTTGTCTAATTGTGTTCGACAGTGCCGAGCCGAGCCGACTTTGTCCTTTTGAGTTGCATCTGCCGCTCATTCATTAGGATGTCAGTAGGACCATCACCATGGTATCGCTTTCTTTTCCAATCGTGGAAATATTTCCTGTTCTTTAGCAGGATTCATCGTGACACTGAGATCCAGATGAAGATCGGAGCCCTTGTTGCGCGGAAGGTGGGGGGTTCTATGGGGGGGACatttggaggagaaggaaccATCGTCAGCGTGGGGAACATAACGTGAACGTGATGTGGTTGGCTTGCATGGTTTCTGATTCTCAATGtcgaattagaataaaaCAAGACCAAATCTGCCGGAAATTTGGTCGGACCATGCAAACTCCTGATCACGATAGCTTCATTGAACGGCATATCAGAACGCCTCGGACTTGACCCACCGTTCAGGAATCAAAAGTACATATGTAAGTCTCATCCAACGTAGCATACAACTTAAGCCAGGTCAGGGCCTCGCCAAAACTTTGCCTTGCTTTCGTTGTGCATTTAGACTTGCCTTGCTTTGTAATTGCGAATACTTGCGGTCTTCTTGCCTTGTTGACAGCTTGCATAAATGTTTGCACATACCCGACACTACATGATTTTGCCCCGACTTGCCGGATTACCGAACGTACCAAAGCGCACTGCACTTTCAATGAGGTAGTGTAGACGGGTATGACCTTACCTTGGCTTGGCTTACCTTGTGTGCCAGACAGGGTCTCATGTCCTCCTTCTAGCGCTCTTCGAAGCAGGAATGATACCGTTCAACCACCAATGCGCAATGCTCACGGAGTGCACTCCACCAATGACAAAGTTTCACATCCACACGCCATAACATGTCAATGATGAATGCACGTACGTACTACCTGCGCGCGGTGAAGGGCACGTTACCAACGACATGCTCAACTGTTACATTTCGAGTCTACCAAAGATCTCAGTTTCGCGGTCCAGAACGGTCCAAATAGACTTCGCTACTTACATAGGTATGGTCAAACAAAGCCTGGAGAAAGCCAGGAAGATACGACTGGCGTTCACGTGCTCAAAACTAGTTTCATTCACCGAGCCGCCTACGATGGCTCTTGGGTTTCTGGTTCCTGCGTATCGGTTATGACATCAGCCCCACCACGTCCAACCCTGAGCACTCCCCCAAGTAGATGTCTGCAATTCGGTTTTCAAGCGTTGCTCACGGTTGGTAGGTAGAGTAGAAGGGAGTGGATTGGTTGATCAAGCTAACTAACGGTTTCTCACCGTAACCACCAGTTAAATACTGCAGCAGAATCCATATGCACCATTGCACCTTCCACAATACCCCCTACTCTCCTAAGGCCGATACCACGCGGCCAaaatccatcatcatctccaatCCCAAATCCTCGTCATCAATATCCTCCTAACCATCTCCCAAACTCTAATAatcaatataaataacctcaACGATAGCCTACCCCAACCCCATGCAATGGTCAAAAGTCCAGCCCACCACTTCGGTGCCGTTCAGCCCTCAAGCAACTTCTCCACCATGTGTTTTCGGAGCATATCTTTGTAGGTCTCGACTCAAGGCGTCGGTTCTCGTTCTCGTTCTCAAGGAAGATGGTTTCGCGATGATTTTCGATGATAGGAAGCTTTGGAATTTGGATTCTCTGATGGTCTTTAATAGTGGCTCTCTTTGGAAAATAGAAAAGGATCGGAAAGGATCGGAAGGCTTCTCATTGTCGAGGTAAACGGTTTATTGTCGAGGTAAACGGATAGGTAGCTTTCTCCCAGATAGGAGGCATTTCGCCGTCGAGATGGAAAGGTAGGCGATGGAATGAATTGACGATATTCCGAAATTGATGCCAACGAACCACCacatctcctccccccctgGGTAGGATCGCCAATGCAATTCGGTTTTCAAGCGTTGCTCACGGTTGGTAGGTAGAGTAGAAGGGAGTGGATTGGTTGATCAAGCTAACTAACGGTTTCTCACCGTAACCACCAGTTAAATACTGCAGCAGAATCCATATGCACCATTGCACCTTCCATGTCCCAGCTTTTAGGCCTGCAGGATACAAAAGACTGCGCCACATGTGGCGGTGGACCGGATGGAGGGCACATCGAAACTAGCTGGAACACTTCGGTTAGATTTGGTCAAGTCTTGAGAACTGTCAATGTGTGTTTGAGCTTGATAAACGGGCATCTGTCACATTGTAATCAATTAACCAGATAGTTACCTATCTATCAACTTTTTGCTCCGTACTTGGCGGCGGCTAAATTGGAGGTACACTGAGTCATGGGACAACTAAACTTCATGACCTATACTTAGATGATATCCCCAGAGATATGCACCATGTGTTTATCGGACAGCGTGCTATGTCTAGGGAGTAATTACTTCTCcatggtcttttttttttttttttttttttttttttttttttttttttttttttttggcgtACATCTAGTTTCCGCACAAATATCTACAAGTAACTCATCTCGAAATCAGATTCAAGTCTATCTCCTCCCAATGGGTATCCCAAATAGCGTTCAACCACCATAGCTTGATCATTCTAATGCCAACCTTCAACATCATGACGGGCAGTCTGATATGTCTTTATaggggaaaaaagggggggaaaaaaCGAAGCTTCCACGCTCCCAAGGCATCCCCAAGATGTGTAGATGCAGCATTAATGCCAATCCAACGGAACGAATGTGTGATACCGTGTCTTCCTCCACAGAGGGAAAGAGGCCTGATTTCAAAGCCAGTCTGGCACTGACAAACTCGACCATGAAAAGACTGCTGGTGCATGATGAGACATAGCATGGtatagaagagaaaggtGACGCCCGCCCCCATACTCTCTAAACGTAGGCGTATCTTGTTTGTCGAATTGCTTCCATGTAAAATAATCTTCCCAACCCGTACTGCGAATATTTCCTCCTGTTCAGCAAGTCAAGGAGCATTAGTCATGTTCGTTGATGGTGTCCAACAGTGTAGGCTGCGGTAAGTATATGCAAAGGGTACAAAGGTATCAGCAACGCATTAGCCAGAACTGAAGGCACGGAATCTGTGAAACAAAACCAAAGGCATGAACGTAGCGACCGCAAGCCATTAATTGATTGTCGGGGCACCTCAATCTGCGTCTGCCAACTGCATGATGAGTTTGGCCGCCATAtcaaggaaggggaaggggctCGTGACTTCCTTATCCTCTAGAAGCTTTCCATCGGGGGTCTCGTACCCGTCTACCTTGAAATCGACAAGATAGACGCCGTGCTCCATTTCGTATATCTGAATCTCCATACGCATGGCCACAACCTGGTATTTGCTGTCGCTGCCATCCCGGCTAACATGCGTGTTCTCTCCTGCTTCGCTGAGGCCGGAGGCAACCGAATGCTTTTTGAGCTCTGACAGCCAATGTTAGCCAAACTTTGCCATTTGGGCCGGACAGACCGGAAACTCACTATCAGTTGTCCACCGAATCTTGATATGCCAGGGGTCCGCAGGAAGTCTATATGTCTTGGTGGGATCCATGCTGGATGATGACTTCTTGCGGGACCCGATACTAGGCCCATCATAGTCATCAGTGTCGTCATCGTCCCGGTGGGCTCTTTCGTAGTCTTCATCGACAATCCACCCAGCGCCAAGCTTGTTTAGCGCCTTGTAAATACACACCAGCGCCTCCCAAGGAGCGTTCCGGGATCGAATACCAAATTGCCATCGAGCAggcttgttcttcttgggcgGGTGGACGGGGGTAAGTCCTTGTGGGCGCTTGTTGGCCTCGTCAAGGCGAAGTTGACTCCTCGAATGTGGCTTGAGTCTTCGGATAGTCTCTTCTTGTTCAGCTTGGCTGCGCGGCTGATTTGCCGGCTCAACGATGGTGGGGATGGCATCAGGGGGCTCAAGACCTtcggccttggccttctctcGCTCCATAAAGACCCTGTGGTAGGTAGGAAGACTGCTAGGCAAAATACCGATCTTGCTGACATATGGCCGCGGTGAAGTTGCTGTGCTAACGGATGCGATCGAGCGAGCTGATGACATATTCGGGTCATGGAGCGGACTCGGGACAGACTCCTCTGTCGTGAGGCCTGGAATTTCTTCATCGGTTTTTAGTAGGGTATCCTGGTATTCCTCATTGGTGTTGCTCCAAAAGGACGATGGTCGCAAACTCAAGgatttgctttttttttgcgtCAAGCGATGTTCACCACTAGGCAAGTGTAAAATGGACGCCGAAGGAGGATGGGACGTGGCAAAATCAACTGCGAAAGAAGGACAAAACGGACGAGTATAGCATCGCAAAGGGATCGATAGGTTCCAATGATGAGAAGACAAAAGACTTGCTGGGAGGGAGCGTAGACTCACGGTTACTCTGCATCAGCTTGTTCTCACGCACGATCATGTAGGCATCTTTGATGGCCGAGGGTTCATCGGCCTCCAAGGCCTCTTCGACATCTCTCTTGCCGTAGCCCATGGTTTTACTGATCTTCTCCGTGACCTCATTATGCAACTTCTCCTGTTCCTGCGGAGGGGCATTTGGCGCAATGTCGctaaccttgatggccttgttGGGGTCCACGCCAGTATTGAGGAACTCCTCAACAGGAGGGTGAAGGTAAGCCGGCAGATCCTTGAGGAACCACGGGTCCTGGCGGATTTCGTCAATTGTGGCACGTTGAACAGGGTTGACAACCAACATCTTCTTGATTAGTGACGCCGCGCCGGGACTCATCCAGGTCGGCACCATGTAGCTTCCACGCGCAATTTTGGCAAAAAGACTGGGGATATGCTCGTCGTCGAAAGGGAGGCGCCCGACGAGTAGGACGTAAAGAATGACACCGCAACTCCAGACATCGACTTCGGGTCCTGCGTAAAGCTTGCCGCCAATGACCTCGGGAGCCGCGTAATTGGGAGAGCCGCAGCTGGTCTTGAGGAAATTACCGTCGGTCATGATATTGCTAAGACCAAAATCGGCAATTTTGACATTGAGATTATCGTCCAGCAAGAGGTTTTCGGGCTTTAGGTCGCGATGAACGATCTTGTGACGATGACAGTATTCGACGGCGCATAGCATCTGCTGAAAGAAGCGGCGGGCTTCGTCCTCCTTCATCTTTCCATGTTGAACAATGTAATCGAACAATTCGCCGCCGGCATACTCTAGCACCATGATGATCTCGGTTGGTGTTTTGATAACGGTGTACCTGGTATGCGCGCCGGGTTAGCCAACGTGTACGTAAAGGACCAGAGCCAACGTCTGCTGCGCATGGGCGTCGAGGGGTGCCTTACAGCTTGATGATATGGGGATGCCTTAGCAATTGAAGATACTCAATCTCGCGCTCTACGCGACCTTGCATGTCGCGGCTGATGAGCTTCTTGCGGGCGATGATCTTGAGAGCGACCTGCTGGCCGGTCATGCGATGGACAGCCAGCTTGACCTTTCCGAAGCTGCCTTCGCCGAGCGTCTTGACAATGTTATAGGCACCGATGCGCTGCTCGGTGCGCATCTTGTCGCGGAGGGGTGCGTCGGCCATGACGGCGTTGATATTAGGGTGTAATTGCTGACCGTGTTGACCGTATTCGTGGAGGTTGCCGGTACTGGGGCCGAAGCCTGATGCGCCATCGCCGGATCGCTTATTGCGACTTCGGATCTGAGAAGGAGACAAGGAGATGGAAagctcctcgtcatcgtagGCCTGTGCCATGGCAGACGGAGTCGCTTGCAACACAAGTGGACGACACTGAATCGCGGATGGAAGGTCGTTCGTTTCGTCTGACCAGATGTCGTCCGACTGGCTGGTGAAGAGGGTGAATGGGCAATGGAGGAACCGCGATGGTCCCTCGATTGAATCctgggagcgggagcgaACAGACCCAAGAGGTTGGAGCTAATGAAGCTAGGGACGTCAAGTCAAGGCTCGGTGGGCTGTCTGTGTTGTAGCGTCGTCGGTCGATGTAAGGTACCGCCTTGCTTTGTTCAGGAGAACATCATGTATCGGATGCGCATTCGGTCGGTGTTCGGTTGTCAGCCGACAAGAATCAGCAATCGCGGTGGACGGGCAGCGCAGCGGGCAATCAAGTGGGTGTTGGAGCTGTTAGGTTCCATAGGAGGAAGTGGACAAGCGAACACTGCAGCGGGGCAACAATCCAGAGATGGTGTAATGGAAAACGGGGTGGAAGGAGTCGGGCGGGGATCTGGGGTGAAGAATGGGGGAATTAgtggaggagttggaagGATGCAGGGACGACAAACGGCAGCATCGCGGGGTCAGAGCGCTCCGGAAAGCGGCCACCTTAACTTAGGTACAACGGGGCTGCCGAGCCGGACGGAAAGTTCCATCATTCATCAGCTACTGTACCTACTTCATGTTTCGTTACTACCGCCTGGCTGGCCGAGGGGAGGTCATCCGGCTCGGTCACAGGACCATTGTCACAAGGCCGATAAAAGCCCTGTGTACGCCTATACGTGTCTACCACACATTATGGCCCAAAATGGTAGCAAGTCGAAATTACAAAGACTAGGTATACAACGTTCTCGTGTATAGAATACCAAAGGATTCAATTGTAAGCCAGGCTGGTCTTCGATCCCATGTACGGATCGCTGGTCTTGAATTGTGGATGTTTGGTACAATGAGAACCTCAATGGTCAATCGCGCCGGCTTTTGGTTAGCATCATCCGGATAGCGAGCAAGGTACCTGCCCAAGCTTCACCCAAAGCCGTGATCTGAATGTGTAATCAAAATGACGACTGAGCTCTCATATGTCATCCATGGAATTGTTTAGCTAGCCAACATCTCTAGCGAAAGTCATTCACCACCCACCTGCGACTGCCTTATGCCCACCATGGCGACAACACAGACTGCAGAGGAACTCCCCAATACCATGATGCGACGGCCATCGCTCCCACGCTCATGCCGAATGCCATCAAGAAGTTGACATCATTGTTATCAAGCAGGTCCCAGCCGTTCTCCACCACTCGCGACGGCCTCTCGTCTCCAAAGCTCGACCTCCGCTGCTTGTTGCGCGAATCGTACTTGTTACCGGCAGCGGCGCCGACATCCTCCACCGCATCCGTCCCCTCGCCAGACAGAAGAGACGACTTAATCTCAGCCTTAGTCCGACCGGCAACGTTGTTGGGGTTCGTAGCGTTGGTAACCAGTACCCTCACGCCACCCTCGCCCTCCACAATCTTGCCCGTACGCACATCCTTGACACTGGCCTGGAAGAGCCCGCCCAAAATGCTGTCCACAACGCTGCCCAAAAAACCCCAGACCGTGAGACCGAGAATCAGCATGCGGCGCTGTCCCAGTGACCAGCCCGCGGCACCGCCAAGTCTCGTAGCCGTCTCGTCAGTGCAAAGAGGCAGAAGAAGCATGGACGCCGTAACGATGATCATGCTGCCCAACAGGCCAGCGCCAAGACCGACGAGGGAAACGCCGCCGTTGGTGCCACGCGGTACCTTGCGCAAGTTCCAGCTTGTGATTAGGCGCGGCTCGCCCTTGGACAGAATGCCC is a genomic window containing:
- a CDS encoding pantothenate transporter liz1, whose product is MSATTKSHGDCTKVVDVQNIELTESPSSHHHPDHNNALRPPSWIAALSPAERQDLEKKLKRKIDWRLMPAVLIMYFLNYIDRNNIAAAKLANLERDLNLSSVQYQTSVSILFVGYLLMQLPSNLFLNKFGKPAIYLPCCMIVWGTISAATSACTSVTGLYVVRFLLGFVEAAYFPGCLYYLSCWYTRSELGLRTAILYSGSLLSGAFSGLITAGVVSGLDGARGFHAWQWLFILEGSATIFVAFACFFVLPNFPRTTSWLTEEEKSLAVWRLEEDVGVDDWVGGEKQTFWQGAKMAFTDFRTYVLMVLLFCIVASGTVTNFFPTVVQTLGYSRIHSLLLTAPPYVLAVIVTFANAWHADKTGERYFHIAVPMCVAIVAYIIAATTTHVAPRYLSMMLMVPSVYSSFVVAISWVSNTMPRPPAKRAAALAFINAVGSFSSIYASYLYPNSAAPHYTVAMVVNCVTAFVAVCAATAMRMILSRQNKRLARGEWVDGAINVEGFRFKL
- a CDS encoding DUF92 domain-containing protein is translated as MRVEIAVPAIAALCYRAYSKKSLTPGGIFAALLTAIAHAVHPWNLPFALLVVFFLAGTRVTHVKENVKAKLTVHSKGTSGGEGPRNHTQVFANSLTASIFSLLHAYQLHVRKQTLIANPTSTGTGSLCFSWGGDLLVIGIIANYACVAADTFSSELGILSKGEPRLITSWNLRKVPRGTNGGVSLVGLGAGLLGSMIIVTASMLLLPLCTDETATRLGGAAGWSLGQRRMLILGLTVWGFLGSVVDSILGGLFQASVKDVRTGKIVEGEGGVRVLVTNATNPNNVAGRTKAEIKSSLLSGEGTDAVEDVGAAAGNKYDSRNKQRRSSFGDERPSRVVENGWDLLDNNDVNFLMAFGMSVGAMAVASWYWGVPLQSVLSPWWA
- the prk-10 gene encoding protein kinase SNF1; amino-acid sequence: MAQAYDDEELSISLSPSQIRSRNKRSGDGASGFGPSTGNLHEYGQHGQQLHPNINAVMADAPLRDKMRTEQRIGAYNIVKTLGEGSFGKVKLAVHRMTGQQVALKIIARKKLISRDMQGRVEREIEYLQLLRHPHIIKLYTVIKTPTEIIMVLEYAGGELFDYIVQHGKMKEDEARRFFQQMLCAVEYCHRHKIVHRDLKPENLLLDDNLNVKIADFGLSNIMTDGNFLKTSCGSPNYAAPEVIGGKLYAGPEVDVWSCGVILYVLLVGRLPFDDEHIPSLFAKIARGSYMVPTWMSPGAASLIKKMLVVNPVQRATIDEIRQDPWFLKDLPAYLHPPVEEFLNTGVDPNKAIKVSDIAPNAPPQEQEKLHNEVTEKISKTMGYGKRDVEEALEADEPSAIKDAYMIVRENKLMQSNQIPGLTTEESVPSPLHDPNMSSARSIASVSTATSPRPYVSKIGILPSSLPTYHRVFMEREKAKAEGLEPPDAIPTIVEPANQPRSQAEQEETIRRLKPHSRSQLRLDEANKRPQGLTPVHPPKKNKPARWQFGIRSRNAPWEALVCIYKALNKLGAGWIVDEDYERAHRDDDDTDDYDGPSIGSRKKSSSSMDPTKTYRLPADPWHIKIRWTTDKLKKHSVASGLSEAGENTHVSRDGSDSKYQVVAMRMEIQIYEMEHGVYLVDFKVDGYETPDGKLLEDKEVTSPFPFLDMAAKLIMQLADAD